The Lonchura striata isolate bLonStr1 chromosome 8, bLonStr1.mat, whole genome shotgun sequence genomic interval AATCCTTTAAGACTAAATTAACACAATCCACTTGATGTTACAGCTAGAAGTCTGACAGATACTTTGTGGTATTTGCAGGAAGCACTTAAAGCCTTCTAAAGCGCAGATGATTTTGAGACACCTAATCCTTTGTGCTCTACCTGGCACATTTTTTCCTCAATACCACAGACAATTTTTTGtgttaattttttccccaaagccTTGAGTCGGCTAAAAATTGCCTTTCTGTACAATGTCCTCTCCTCACACACTACATGACACCTGCTACTGCCATCTATTTGTATCTCCAAATGGCAAAGCTGAATGGCACTAGGGCATGTGCTGAAAGAGCAGAACTaaacaggaaattatttttacagtcACAGAAGAGCCTAAGATTGCAAAATTCACAATTTGGCAATATAAAATGAGGGTGAATGCAATATTTGAAAGAACGAGAGCAGCTATGAAGGAAGCATTTTCATTATCTGTTTCTATACAGCTTTATGCAGATTATTGTTTCAAAACCTACACATCAATTGCTatcaattatttaaatatatagcACATCCAAATTTatgagatttttaaaagcaatgtgTTGTCAATGTTTGGAGGCAGGACCTAAATAACATAATATCTTCTcaaaatcaaataatttaaattcagtCAAATTTCCAAAAAAATGAGAGAAGTGGTTACTTTCAAGGAACTAATAAACATggtataaaaaaattaatagaaagcCATTAGATAGGTATAGCCTTTGGTTCCTTTTCCACAGAGTAGCTGATATTTAAAGCCAATAGAAAGATTcctttcaaagtattttttctaaaatttgcTATAAATACAGTAAATACAAGAGAAGTCTACTGACCTACCTAAGCAAATCATTAACAGTCAGACAGTTTGACTATGTGTATTCagtaagagaaaatatttttttaatgactgcTCAATAGGATGAGACTGATACGATTTATTAGAGTTTAAAGCCTCAATTGCAAAGCATCCAATGAAAACAGATGAGAATAAAAAGCAAGGCACTTTTGACTGTCAATAAAGGCAACTGAGAGCATGACCTAAATAACATGAGCAACTGAAAGAGACATTTCCTGTTGCTGTGGTTTGGGAATAATACTCCTCAATCCAGCACCCCAGTGAGACTCTCCCAAACCAGCTTGCTCGCTCACCTCCTTCCCATTCCAGGACTGGATCTGGGGATTGGAGGCACAAAGGTGAAAATTACAGGTTAAGATAGGAACAATTTACTAGAAATAGCAATAAGGtaagaaaatgaacagtaacagcaacaatattaataacaaaGGGTGTAAGAAAAACCAATTATATGGCAAGTAAAAGAGTACCAGACCATTTCAGTCACCATGCTCTTCCCTCTCAAACAGACCCAGAAATGAGAGAGTCTCCTCTTCCTGCCCCAGGGAAGTGATGAAAGATGGGATCAAATAACATTATGGTTCATCCATGCCCCCTTCCTGACTAATGtaaaaaattaatccaaaattAGGATACATTTATGAGTTAAAAACCAATGTACATATTTTTCAGATTGACCATATATAGCTACAATCTCATAGACCAAAGCTGTTTATATGACAGCTTCAAAGAGATCAAGTTTTCATACACATAGACTCAGAATagtttagaaaagcaaaataattgaaCAAAGCAGATAAAGACAAGAAGCCTGGTTGGCAAGAGAACAAGGCATcatatgaataaaatattttcaagtgcaACATCCtttgcaaaaatgaaggaatggaaagagaaaactgCATCCTGATTTAGGCAAATTGTGTGGAAGGAAAGGGAtaagggggaaaagaaatataatgctgctcaaatatttcatatttttattcaaaGACCAAATTTCAAAATGAATTCAGTTTAATACCaataaacattatttaaaacatgttttatattttatttggaattttggaATCAATTTGGGATTGATATTCATGGCAcacaaagcttaaaaaaaacgTTTTAGGAGTTTGAGGTTTGTCGtagtttgacacggaaagagaattttttccggaaggaagaggtcaattaagatattgaccaattgaaggtggacacgcctctgagaacacagaggggttgaaagcagaattcccaggggaactcgctctctttggttccggtcagcgtgcagtgcaaacctcccctgcccagccatgagctgggtgggggaggggaagccccatggcctgagaaaggtaggccgaaagccccaagggtggtgaaaggactggaaccgggcaggcccctgcagatggaagggtggaagaaatctgggatgtctccattcccccccgcagagttcctctcccaagagggagagagaaagccgcaaggaaggaggagcggggggagctgctgcaaggtgcccagttgtgtgggagttgctggatgtccgggcatcgagccatcctgggagttcgaacttttaacccttccttgagaaatgaaagcttgtgaatttttttccttcccctcctcggtttgaaagagaggaagagggacaccttggaccctgggatgttagaaggaggaattctagatgggagggggacaaggagtggcttttggctggacttttccgtgttagccacaacctgaaccaatcttctcctctgagagagactatgttttgggaggatgccagtgagtcaagagacctgcttcagctgggaaaagacaaaagttgagtgaacagagaaaaggttagggggttcgTGGTGGCGcccctgtcctggaaaggaaagagaagagaagaagatctctgttcttgagccctcggccccagggcaaaatgggggggactgtggtcccaaacaatgaaaaactgaactgttgttttctcccctcttggcagggcatccttgaaaggaaaaatcctaaaagcagtctgtccatccatgcattggtggtgagagcactgtgtatggaaaggagaagggtcaccatggcaaacttttctccgggcggtgccatgtgtgacatggaagcacaggatgtggagctgtgtttccttggggggtctgtggcacagaagAGACtcctgttccctcgatggactgagtattgattgtctggagggtggaaacctgattggggtccagattgtatctcactgtggtttgttgaagttgggtggtgggggggaggaatgctttgcaaggttctCATTTGATCCTTgtatggtttttcttttttttttcccttttttttcctttctcttttcccttcgtagtagtagcttaataaaggggtttttttctgttattaagcttgggcctgctttgctctgttctagattccacttcacagcattcaagggagggatcacattttcataggGGTACTcacattgtgccagtgtcaaggtttttttcaattttaggTCAATCTCAGTTCCAATAttgcatttcctttttcctcctcttgctgTTTATTTCTAAAGTAAGCAATAACAATAAGAACAAAGTTTCACTGTGTGTCAATAACTGACAGAACTTCCTTTCTGAAAAAGCAGCTAAAGTTACAGAAGTGTGCTATCAAACTAAGCACCACTAGCATGGAGTCAACCACTGCATTCAATGAAACACTATTTCTATTTGCACACAGtcatttttgtttgcatttctgttCAGAGAATTTCACTGGTGCCTTTTTTGCCTACTACAATAAAGTGCTTTACTTTTGAAGCCAAACCACACTCTCTTCCAATATGAAATCTGAATTGAGATGACAATCAAATATTCCTCTTACCTTGTTTTGGAGGTCTCGTATAATTTTGCTCTTCCTTTCCATTTCAGTCTTCAAAAACTTAATCtacaattttaaagaaatgttgaGTCGGAGTTGTTGAGATGTAATAGTTAACACTAATTATTTTTTGATGCTTTTAAAcgctttggaaaaaaaccaacttccAAATCAAAATCTTTGCTTACACACCAAATTGGTACAGGCCACAGTCAAGTATTTGATAAATCTAAGCATTCAGCATATTTACTAAAAAGCTtataataaaaagaagaaaattgctGTATGTAAATAGGCTTACTTTTGTTTTGTACCAGTAGACATAGTGTTTATTTTTCACAAGCTAGTTCAATGTTATCTTCAAAGAACtaatatttaaaacaatattaaCTGATTTTCTAacaaaaatttttttcccctctaagaACATATCTATCAGAGCAGGTTTCTAACACAGTTATGTTATTTGAATGCTACAGTGTTGGTCCTAATTAGATAAAGACCTTGCTTCTAGTCAGACCCACCTGTGGAATTAAGTGTGTTATATATGAAAGCATTCAAATATGGTCTTTAGATCCTGCTTAAGTCAATGACTTGACTTGGAAAGTAGAAATTCCAGTCACAATGCTTGAGATTGAATTTAATCaaacacagtttaaaaaattattcttacaAAAGAGTTCTTTCAGGACTGAGCTTTAATCACATCTTATGGAATACAATGGGAGGAAGGAGGACATAATTATAAACTAGGATTAAAAGAACACATTTCTGTTACTTTGAAGGAAGATGCTTTTGGATTGTTCAATTAGCGAAATCCCTATTTACCCTATGTTCCATGCTGTTGATACAAAACTCTACACATGGTCAAGGGAAACTACAGTTGTTCTGACATtgcaacagaaaaacaaaactcctGTAAGAAAACAGATTCAGATTTTAGAGACATTGACCCAAAGGTTAATGGTTTGGATGTCATGTACATAAAAAAATGAACACTGAATCTACATGATATGACAGCTGTTCTTATAATCATGTCCCCACTCAAGTAGACAtgtcagtaatttaaaaaacatcacTGAAATGACAGCACTCTCACCTGTATCAAAAGCGAAGTCACAGAATGCTATCATCACTTAAGACAGAAATGTAGGTAGGGGGTCCATGAAAATAGTGCCACCTGACATACATAAGtagaatttcttttaaaaaatcttccaaagttctgttgcttctctttcgaccgccactttgctctcgggggtttctcgccgctgtcccccgtccctccccggccccccgggaccctccggctagctgtcccctccggggccggggttttccgcggtcccgctgccctgggcttaccaggcagcgtctgggttagcacggtccgagctgcggcgctgcctcagtcgccgcaagggttcgagataaagagaccaagagagaccaatggtatgcttgtccagagagattgtattgcctgaagcattgcagtgaccaaaggccctgggctattgcccagatacagttttatacagcaaaattaagagataaggtcttaaacaatagagacagtgttcagctaaggcacatcagaaccaccccaggggccaggtccaatgggaactgctcaggggtggggagaagggggtctacagaggaatgctgaagcgggactttcccgaaacagtggagcatacataaatgtatcttttccctcagtttctcattcccaaagcctttctaaaacaatggggcatacatgaatgtatccttttcctcagtttaccattcccaaggcctttctaaaacaatcctccatgctaccatgccagcatgactgcAACAATTCCCCGCTTTTCAATTACTAAGATGAACGATGCCTTGGGAGAAGGTAAACTGTGGCTCTTAAACTGCAGTGTCTTTCTGCTTGTCGTCTTCCCACCAATCGCTTTCCGTGGCGGCAGCAGCGATGAAAACCGGCGCAGAAGCCTTCGGCTTCGAGGTGATGACCTTGGAGACGATCCGCTTCAGAATTCCAAATGCTAACAGAACTAAAAACAATGCAACTAGAAAGTAAaagatgtcttttaaaagaGACACTGCCCACCCAGAAAGGTCCCAGTctttgaacagatttttaaaccaaTCCTCATTTTCTTGCTTCACATTCCCAATGAGGTTTCTCATTTCCTGAATGGACGAGTGGACACTCTGTCCTTTAGATGACAGATCAAAACAACACAACCCATCAAATTCTTTACATCCATGACCATGTGccaacagcaggaaatcaatagctGCCCTATTTTGGAGGGTAGCCTTTCTGGTTATTTCCTCATCTTCTAGGAGGTCACTCAGGGCTGCTGATGTTAAATTTGCCTGCTTGGTCACCCAGCATTCTAGATTGCCTAATTCACTCAATGCTTTGGCTGCTGCAACCCATGGTAAAAACACAGAGACAGcaactcttttggattttgccCAATGATAAATTTCTGCATCACAATGTTCATCAAATTGGCTTGCACTCcgcttagtaatttttttcccactttttgcTTGCCCAATTGGAATTTGGGTCATGTTGGGGGAAGCAAGGGTCAGATGCCCAAAAGTACATGGACCTCCAATAAGACGAGATGGGATTCCTGGGTAcgctctgtccccacagataagaaacattcCCTTGTCCAGCTTGCGTGGACGGAAATCAGTGGTGGATGCAAATTTCAGCTTGTAGACAGCTGTGCACCATTGACCTGCTCTGAATTCTACCTTGTACTGTTTGACATGCTcatataattttacttctttggttggggaaaaatcaaattgaatgcaaaattcagcttttgcagAGCCTAGGAGTTCTAATTCCTGGGGCTCCCCCTCAGCAGTGGGCAAATGTGAAACCCACCCTTGCCACAAAATGAGGGGATTTCGCACTTGTGCTTCAACTTGTCCTGCACCtttaggtattttattttcGTTCACCTGCTTTTGCAAACGGACCAGACTAATTGGAAACTCATCCTCCTTACTTGGAACCCCTATTAAACATGTGGACATCGGATTTTCTGCTGAGGCAGTGGACAAACACATATGATCCTGTTGCAAGGCTTGGGCTAGCGTGACCCACACATTTTTCTTGGGCTGTGGAACAATCCATGCATCCACCGTGGAAGGGTAGATGACCATTCCCTGGAACCAAACgatgagcaggaatgtggaaattGACATTCTGCTAGtctgaaagaaagataaaatcatACAACAAAGTGAACTAACTCTGAAAAAGATACATTTTGCTCTGCCAGTATAAAGGAAAATGATTCTCCCCCCTCCCGCCTTCCCCCCTTGTCGAGGAGGCCCTTCAGATCCTGGAGTCCTGGGGGTTGCTGCTCCTGAAGCAACCACCCTTTCCCGTGGTTTTATCACTGAGTCCTCTGTCATCAGCATAGCTTTCCTGGTGCACTCCTCGATGAGCTGATCGAGTGTGGGGGGAGGCGATGATGGAAGGGATAGGATGACTCGCTGACaggcttcatttgcatttgtggTGACAAGTTCTAATATAAGTTGGTCTTGGAGCTCTGGATTTTGCACCCTCTTTTCCACAGAGGCTCGCACTCGATCCACAAAATCCATGAATGGTTCTGAAACAGACTGCTTTAAAGCGGTATATGAGACAATAGGGTCTTTAGAAGGCATATTAAAAAATGCACgttctgctgcatccctggacaGGTCCAacactgctctgggaatgccTGCTGCTTGCTTTTCAGCTTGGCTCCAATCACCTTCACCCACTAGATGTTCTAAAGTGATTTCTTCATCCTCTATATCTGTGGAAAGGCTTGGACTTTGCAGAATCTCTGGGAGGAGATCTGCTGCAAGTCTTTTCCACGTTCTTTCCCACAATCTAAACTCAGACTGAGGGAGCAAGCAACTGAAAAGACGTTTCAAATCAGCGGGGACAAATGTCTTGAAGCATAGCGTAGCTTTCAAAATGCTCTTAAAAAATTCACTTCTTTCCCCAAACTCACGCTTCGTTTTGCAAAGTTCCCTAATACTATCATACGAAAGGGGCTCCCATTTGGCGTTCTGTCCCCTGGCATTATAAATCACAGGGGCTAAGAACGCAGGCTCGGTCTCTCTGAGCACTTCCCGGCTGACAGCCTGGGCGCTGCCGTTGCCAGGGAAAccgggagagggagagggaggaggaggagggccgGCTTGTGAGGGAGTGGCCGCAGCCGGCTGGGCTGCGTGGAGCGgggcaggaacagggacagggggtgGTGATGGAACTGcgagaggaggagctgagggctggaCCGGGGGCTGGAATGTGGGCTGGATCACCGCAAGGGAGGAGGGGTTGGGGTCAGGGACAGGCGGGGGGGGGAATgcgagggctgggggcatgttctgggctggcacagggagcaggaaatgcggggatggagaagggaaaacCGCGTGGCCACCTCCATCTTGTGGGGGCTGCacgggagggggaatggggggtgCAAAGCATGGATTTTCAGCTGCGGGAGcgaaagcaggaggaggagaagggttAGAAACTAAATCTACATCTGCACAGTTAGTTTTCTCACCGCAGGGGGTGCGGGGGGGCACCGGGGACGCGACAGGGCACTTTTCTGCTCCCTGGGCGCCCTGAGTGTCCGCACTCTCTTTCACAACATCGTAAACGACCAAAAACATTCTCATAAAACCTTCTTTCACTGAGGGATCTCCTGCCTTTGTCCTTTCACTCAGCACTGCACCAACACGCTTCCAAAATCGTCTTTCTCTCACTACTTGCTCTGTTATCTCTGGAATACTTACTGATAACCATCTGACAAACTCTTTTACAAGGCTCTTAGGAAATTTGACACCTGCACTCAGCAGGGGCTCCTGAACTTGTTTATAAATCTCTTTCTGCTGTGTAGTCAGCCTAACACCCATGGCTGGCTTCACAGCAAATCTCAACCAATTACTGCAGCAAACCCAAAGTTCTAAAGCTACGACGGAGACTCCCGTCACGCCTGCGCGCCGGCGTGTCCCCCcatgggcacacaggagccgaTGTCTCCTGGCCGGGCCCCTGCCCCCCAGTACGAGACTCACCCACCGCCGTCCTTTAGACACCACTGCAGCAACGGTTCCCGAACCCCGGGCGGTCTCCCGGGTGTGGAGAGGTGCCGTCCGACCCGTGACGACCTCGCCGGACAGAAATCGGCGTCTGTCTCCACGGCAACagtcctgctgggctgtgtggagAGGCAAGTGCCTCACACCACCAGCGTGATCCCAGAGCTTCTCCCCGCAGAGCCGACAGCCTGCGTAGCGATTTATTCACACCGCTCTCCGCTCTGCAGCTCGCGGTGACACTGCGGTGTCTGGAAAAGCTCCTAGCCAGTGCACTGTCCACGACGGCTGCGGCAGGCTTGCTCAGACCAGTGCAAAGCCCAACGTTGGTGCGCCacttgttgcttctctttcgaccgccactttgctctcgggggtttctcgccgctgtcccccgtccctccccggccccccgggaccctccggctagctgtcccctccggggccggggttttccgcagtcccgctgccctgggcttaccaggcagcgtctgggttagcacggtccgagctgcggcgctgcctcagtcgccgcaagggttcgagataaagagaccaagagagaccaatggtatgcttgtccagagagattgtattgcctgaagcattgcagtgaccaaaggccctgggctattgcccagatacagttttatacagcaaaattaagagataaggtcttaaacaatagagacagtgttcagctaaggcacatcagaaccaccccaggggccaggtccaatgggaactgctcaggggtggggagaagggggtctacagaggaatgctgaagcgggactttcccgaaacagtggagcatacataaatgtatcttttccctcagtttgtcattcccaaagcctttctaaaacaatggggcatacatgaatgtatccttttcctcagtttaccattcccaaggcctttctaaaacaatcctccatgctaccatgccagcatgactgcAACAAGTTCTAAGTGCTTTGACTGTGGAAATACTGATTTCACATCCACCTACTGGAAGAGAATGATGCTTTATTCAGCACTTACCTAGTAGTGACATCCACAAATACGGAAATTTAGAACATGTATAGATAATAAATATGAAGATTTTGCACAACAAAAAGTAAAGATCATAATCAAAATAACAGATCAAGATGAATGGGGAGAAGCACAATACAGCTATTTATTGTGGTTACTTTGCTTTTTCAGCTGTTCAAAGGAATTGCCAGCTACCTACCattaaatactgaaaaaaatatactgaTCTCCACTAAAGAGTGCTCCCTATCTTAGATCTATCTCTCAGGAGTATTAATACTCCTTCAAGGCACTTCACTTCTACTTATGaatatatatgaaataattaAAGAGATGTGATACCAAAATTATTATCTCTACATAGCTTGGCTCTTTTAGGGAAGAGACATTTAAGACAGTCTAGTACTATAAATTTATCCAGTAATATATGTTAGTTAAATTTTGTTAATTACTATTTACATACACATGCTTCTTATATCACTGATATGGACACCTTACATAGAGCAAGCATACCATTTTAGGTTAGctgaaagaaacccaaaaattaaaattaacaaattaaaaaattaagaatatttttacattgcttcctttttcaaaaataatagaAGAATTATTTAAGAACTGattatttttgcctttaaatTATAACAGCATTTTAAGGGTCTTCTACTAAATCTCTAACACATGAAGAACCACTTAGTCACAAAGTATAGGTATGGAGAGTTACATAGGAGGGATTTATATGACTTGTTTACTAGAGCCATTAAAGGGATAACTTTATCCATTTAAGTGTACCCATATGTATAGCTTCATGTTCTAAGGCAGATCAATCTGTATTGGACCATTTGCATGATGCTTTCAGTAAGTCTCAAGGACAAGACAATTTTCCAGAAGAGATGTAAAAATAATCCTTTCAGTCATCAAATCCTGAGAGTATAATAAGCAAGAACTGACATTTATACCCAGCTCTAAATTACCAGTGAAAAAACAACATTCACCTCTTTCCACATGTTGTTTGTCTTTAATTGCTCTCTGGCTGCAATTATGACAGTACATAATGAAAATCTATTGTCTTAAGGCTGAACTTTTCAGTACTAAGCAAGAACACTGCTTCCATACCCTGGAGAGAGTCATCCAAGATACTCAGAGTTTTGTGTGTTTCAGAGCTCATTATGTTTATTAAAGACAACAGTTTCCATCCAGTGGCCTTTACTCACAGCAGTTGGTGACCTTggaatgtttaaattaaattttcccCCATCAAAATAGAGAATGCTTTAGCAGATGGTAGTGACCTAATTCTAAGAGTCAGACAATCGTAGTTATCCATGACAGGATGGTAAAATCCCAATATAACATCATTACTGCACAGCTAAGGCTCAGCTGCAATGATATTCGGTTACCTCCAAACTCCTTGGATCTTGCTGAGGACTAAAATGAGCAGTTAAGGTTTGACTGAAATTCATTCATTAACACCTGACTATTTTGGCCAAATCTGGAAACCCTAACATACTCAGTGTTCATTTTCCTGGTCTACTTTTCAAGATATACTGTAAAAATTGACTTCAAAATACAGTGTAAAAATTTACTTCAGAGGAAACTGTCTAGGGTATTATGTAAAACatagaaaatattctttcctttgGGCAAAAAGTGTTCTACAGAGTGCTAAATACTTCTAAAAGCAAAGCTAAATAGATTTCACCTATTAGTCTTTCTTAGAAGAATGTAACTTTTAAGCTGCAAGTTATAGTTTGATTAGTAAATGAAACTTCCATCAAAGGAACATTTAAGACTTTATGAATAGTCATAAAAGCTTTTactagaaaaaacaaatattttttaagggaaaagaaCTTCAGaactttttattaaaatcttCAAGTATGGGGATAATACTGAATCAAATTCCTCACATTCTGTTAACCTTTTATTACATAAACCTTTATTCTAACCTTTTATTACTAGAAAACCTTTtatttgtataaaataaaagaaaatcttttatttgCATAAACTTTTATTACTAGAAAAACCTACTGATTTAAAAATACCCATATTGTTTATGGTTCCTTTAAATAAGTAATATATAGTGTAACTTAATTCTTATTTCTCATAATgaacactgagaaaaaaaggaaatttcacagacaaattttctcctttattcTGACAGACAATACTGTAACTGCACTACCAAATAATTCATTAGCATATCTTCTTTAAAATTGCTAGCATGAGATAAAATACCAACAGAATAGAATAGAAAAGGTAGATTAAACTTACTCTATTTAGCCAAACTATTTTTGAATGTttccatatttctttttctccctcatcCAGAACCAGCCAGCTCTTTATATAAACTTTATCTGCAGTTAATGGGAAATAAGTTTTCAAACTTGCTAAAAATGTAACTATTTCTTAACATGCAAACATTAACATGAAGTACAGCCAAGCAAAGAGTCAGTCTCCCAAAAGCTCTAAGAGCCTTTTAACCTAATGAAGACATACAGAATCAATACTTACTCTATTTATTCAAATTAATTGAAAAACctcaaacaatcaaaacaagACACTTTCAAGTTACATGTGCCACTTGCTCTGTGCCTTTTTGTTAACAAAAGTGAAAATCAGTCCATGATCTCCAACTCTGCTTCTGGATGAAATGGCTCCACTTCACATTTAGAGATAACAGCTTgactttattaatattttttaaatatttttcactgcATGAAAACTTAATACAAATTGCTTAGGTATTTGATGCTAAATACAGAACAAAGAACTTTTTCAACCTTCAATGATTGTTAAAGAGGACATCAGGTTATTTAGAATGATGTCTTACATATTTTATATGCATATTGTACACCTAAACCCAGTATGGTCCTTCCGAAATGTTTTTAGATATATAAATAATCTACAGTTCTAGTGTGAGACCATCTGTAGAGAAGCTCCTTCATAACCAAAGTCTTTCTGGAAGACTGTATTTGACCTTGAAGTTTGCAATGTAGAACAAATCTAAGATTTAAACCATCCTTACAGTTTTTCTAGTGTTTCTCTGCACATTTTATTATCCCAGACACAACTACTGAAACAACAGGCATAAATGTATCTGAGATCTGCCATAAGTTTTCTAGGAAAGGCCTGTCCCAAGacaaactgctgctgctctttgttaGTGCTAGAGATGCAGGACACAACCCAGAAAGACAGCGCTCACTGCTGTTAAGATCCCTCAGTGTGATCAGTGCTCTGGAGGACAGGAATGTCTTTCCATGTCCTTTTATGTTCCACatgcctcagctgctgcttccatcCTCAGGAGGTCGTTTCctacccagcagcagctgcaccagcTGCCCTCTGCCTGTACCTCTGCCGGTACCTCTGCCTGTCCCCACCATCACTTGAGCAGCTGCTCAGAACAGCAACCTTTTTGCTGCTTGCAGTTCTTGATTTGTCTAGGCTTAAAAGGGTGAAAAGAATGGATATGCAAGCATAACAACATTGATACCTCTGCTTCTGATGAACCATTCATGCAACACTAGT includes:
- the LOC144246713 gene encoding uncharacterized protein LOC144246713 is translated as MPSKDPIVSYTALKQSVSEPFMDFVDRVRASVEKRVQNPELQDQLILELVTTNANEACQRVILSLPSSPPPTLDQLIEECTRKAMLMTEDSVIKPRERVVASGAATPRTPGSEGPPRQGGKAGGGRIIFLYTGRAKCIFFRVSSLCCMILSFFQTSRMSISTFLLIVWFQGMVIYPSTVDAWIVPQPKKNVWVTLAQALQQDHMCLSTASAENPMSTCLIGVPILLAFGILKRIVSKVITSKPKASAPVFIAAAATESDWWEDDKQKDTAV